Proteins encoded within one genomic window of Diorhabda sublineata isolate icDioSubl1.1 chromosome 1, icDioSubl1.1, whole genome shotgun sequence:
- the LOC130453453 gene encoding craniofacial development protein 2-like, whose translation MTTWQEKGLSAKGKRLYLELDAGIHKLDICALSETKKKDKGNSKYGNYILIYSGKNKNKRATSGVGLLLHESYENQISNIIYVNGRILQATINLQKLRPKHIISIYAPDSSKTQTDIDIFYKTLQTVLDGIPNYDEIINLGDFNARIGDELIPDIKNRFNEETINETINNTFCPHKPQHKYTFENTRGHKSTIDYVITNKNIHPTRIQDTRSLTSANPGTNHQLVIAKMRTTIQRSCKKSIEEVSKLNIESLSEESTKYLYQQRLREKIAANNIQETDDIETAWKKLKTNILQAAEEACGRRTIKKGGRTNTKPWFKQEVKPKRKENRTCYTDPIQQRIMTIKL comes from the exons ATGACAACCTGGCAAGAAAAAGGATTAAGCGCAAAAGGAAAACGACTTTACTTAGAATTGGATGCTGGAAT ACACAAATTAGATATATGCGCCCTTTCGGAGACTAAAAAGAAGGACAAAGGCAACAGCAAATATGGAAACTACATTCTAATATACAGCGgcaagaataaaaataaaagagcAACATCAGGAGTTGGCTTACTGCTACACGAAAGCTACGAGAACCAAATCAGCAATATAATATACGTTAACGGCAGAATACTTCAGGCGACGATCAACCTACAAAAATTAAGACCAAAGCATATAATAAGTATCTACGCACCCGACAGCAGCAAAACACAGACGGATATAGACATATTCTATAAGACATTACAAACAGTCTTAGACGGTATACCGAATTATGACGAAATAATAAACTTAGGGGATTTCAATGCAAGAATTGGCGATGAACTTATTCCCGatatcaaaaatcgatttaacgAAGAAACGATCAATGAGACAATTAATAACACCTTCTGCCCACATAAACCACAACATAAATATACATTCGAAAATACACGAGGACATAAATCAACTATAGATTAcgtaattacaaataaaaatatccatcCGACAAGAATACAGGACACTAGATCTCTTACTTCTGCAAATCCAGGAACAAACCACCAGCTTGTAATAGCAAAAATGCGAACAACCATTCAACGTTCTTGTAAAAAATCTATCGAAGAAGTAAGCAAATTGAATATAGAATCCCTATCAGAAGAGTCGACAAAATACCTTTATCAACAAAGGCTCAGAGAGAAAATTGCTGCTAATAATATCCAAGAGACAGATGACATCGAAACAGCatggaaaaaactaaaaactaataTACTACAAGCAGCAGAAGAAGCCTGTGGAAGAAGGACTATAAAAAAAGGGGGAAGAACAAATACAAAACCGTGGTTTAAACAAGAGGTCAAGCCgaagagaaaagaaaatcgTACCTGCTATACAGATCCAATTCAACAACGTATAATGACTATAAAGCTGTAA